A part of Gemmatimonas groenlandica genomic DNA contains:
- a CDS encoding GNAT family N-acetyltransferase produces MLARAFDASNTPYLTPAGDRSHTVAPLEADVFPHHVDGIPPGIVETGKYVLRFAWSRQDLHAVQSLRYRVFCEELGEGTHDDATTTATTAAATNAREADERDPWFHHLMICDRSSGAVVGTYRLQTAIMAATRHGFYSATLFELGAVPGSLLMGAVEIGRACVDPAHRSGRVLRLLWKGIARYLQWNDKRYLFGCCSLPGVDVEPAVEAWRALHARGAFHDRILVRPRPAARALPDDGRARPLIDAASLSATLPPLFEGYLSLGAKVCGAPALDQAFGTTDFLVLLDVRDMDARSYASLFG; encoded by the coding sequence ATGCTCGCTCGCGCATTCGACGCGTCGAACACCCCCTACCTGACGCCGGCTGGCGACAGATCGCACACGGTCGCACCGCTCGAGGCCGACGTCTTCCCGCACCACGTGGACGGCATTCCGCCTGGTATCGTCGAAACCGGCAAGTACGTGCTGCGCTTCGCGTGGTCCCGCCAGGATCTGCATGCGGTGCAGTCGCTGCGATACCGGGTGTTTTGCGAAGAGCTCGGTGAAGGAACGCACGACGACGCCACGACGACGGCAACAACGGCGGCGGCGACGAATGCGCGTGAGGCCGATGAACGGGATCCCTGGTTTCACCACCTCATGATCTGCGATCGCAGCTCCGGTGCCGTGGTCGGCACCTACCGTCTGCAAACCGCGATCATGGCCGCCACGCGTCATGGGTTCTACAGCGCCACGCTCTTCGAACTTGGTGCCGTACCGGGAAGCCTGCTCATGGGCGCCGTCGAAATCGGGCGCGCCTGCGTAGACCCCGCCCATCGATCGGGGCGTGTCCTTCGTCTGCTATGGAAGGGGATCGCGCGCTATCTGCAGTGGAACGACAAGCGCTACCTGTTCGGTTGCTGCTCGCTCCCCGGTGTCGACGTGGAGCCGGCCGTCGAGGCCTGGCGGGCACTGCATGCGCGCGGCGCGTTCCACGACCGGATTCTGGTGCGTCCGCGTCCTGCCGCGAGAGCACTTCCCGATGACGGCCGCGCTCGACCGCTGATCGACGCCGCGTCGCTCAGCGCCACCCTCCCGCCGCTGTTCGAAGGATATCTGTCGCTGGGCGCCAAGGTGTGTGGCGCACCCGCGCTCGACCAAGCCTTCGGAACCACCGACTTTCTCGTGTTGCTCGACGTGCGCGACATGGATGCGCGGAGCTACGCGTCGCTGTTCGGCTGA
- a CDS encoding methyl-accepting chemotaxis protein, producing the protein MSHSKTNTVLGRSRVSADRMLGLVLLAHFPIALALATLHGAWTTAFAFALPISLGAFWLSRWDAGALWTRMVIGTAFMAYSGIFIHQAHGMIEAHFHVFASLAFLLVYRDWRVIVAAAVTIAVHHVGFHVMQSMGVGVYMMNHTVGGHAIVVVHALFVVFESAILVWMSLQLSREASTTQDVFESLEALGEGRVDREPVGDGVAAAVRTVIAAVRSLDHGAAELGLAVQERRAMRFGEQSQLHGAFQSMATRMVDASRTVEQLRARSECDQVNTQRFLDTLTPAIVSMRDGDLTSVIGTGFSKTYDVTAAAMDGALQQLRDAIGELRSSSEQIDGASGEIAIGADNLAQLTSEQAASLEEVGASLMELASLSQSNAANVGEARSATQDASAAAGNGVSEVQRLMTAMDETRTAARETAKIVKTIDEIAFQTNLLALNASVEAARAGDAGRGFAVVADEVRALALRCADAARTTAELIDQAVQRVEGGVSISNQVGTQLREVSTRINSVNAIMESIGQATSSQQEGINQIRDAVTALNGTVQNAAANAEESASAAQELSAQARAQRAQSERFVVDGAQRRRSVRNAA; encoded by the coding sequence ATGTCCCACTCCAAAACGAACACGGTGCTTGGTCGAAGCCGAGTGTCCGCCGACCGCATGCTCGGTCTGGTCCTCTTGGCTCATTTTCCGATCGCCCTCGCGCTTGCGACGCTTCACGGCGCCTGGACGACGGCGTTCGCCTTCGCCCTGCCCATTTCGCTCGGCGCCTTCTGGCTCTCGCGATGGGACGCCGGCGCGCTCTGGACGCGCATGGTGATCGGCACGGCTTTCATGGCCTATTCGGGCATCTTCATTCATCAGGCCCACGGCATGATCGAGGCGCACTTCCACGTGTTCGCCTCGCTCGCCTTCCTGCTGGTGTACCGTGATTGGCGGGTGATCGTGGCGGCGGCCGTCACGATTGCCGTGCATCATGTCGGCTTCCATGTCATGCAGAGCATGGGCGTGGGGGTCTACATGATGAATCACACCGTCGGTGGCCATGCCATCGTGGTCGTGCATGCCCTCTTCGTGGTGTTCGAGAGTGCGATTCTGGTCTGGATGTCGCTGCAACTGTCTCGTGAGGCCTCGACAACGCAGGATGTGTTCGAGTCGCTCGAGGCGTTGGGTGAGGGACGCGTCGACCGCGAGCCGGTCGGTGATGGCGTGGCGGCCGCGGTGCGCACGGTGATCGCGGCGGTCCGTTCGCTGGACCACGGGGCTGCCGAGCTGGGTCTGGCGGTGCAGGAACGCCGAGCGATGCGCTTCGGTGAACAGTCGCAGTTGCACGGCGCCTTCCAGTCGATGGCCACCCGCATGGTGGATGCCTCGCGCACCGTGGAACAGCTCCGCGCGAGGAGCGAGTGTGACCAGGTCAACACCCAGCGTTTCCTCGACACGCTCACGCCGGCCATCGTCTCCATGCGCGACGGCGACCTGACCAGCGTGATCGGGACGGGTTTCAGCAAGACGTACGATGTGACGGCCGCGGCCATGGATGGCGCGTTGCAGCAGCTGCGCGACGCGATCGGCGAACTGCGCTCGTCGTCCGAACAGATCGACGGGGCCTCCGGTGAGATCGCCATCGGCGCCGACAACCTGGCGCAGCTCACGTCGGAACAGGCGGCGTCGCTCGAGGAAGTGGGCGCGAGCCTCATGGAGCTGGCCTCGCTGAGCCAATCGAACGCGGCCAACGTGGGAGAGGCCCGTTCGGCCACGCAGGATGCGAGCGCTGCGGCGGGCAACGGTGTGAGCGAGGTGCAACGCCTGATGACGGCGATGGACGAGACGCGCACAGCGGCCCGCGAAACCGCGAAGATCGTGAAAACCATCGACGAGATCGCCTTCCAGACCAACCTGCTGGCGCTCAACGCGTCGGTGGAGGCGGCCCGGGCCGGCGACGCCGGTCGAGGCTTTGCGGTCGTCGCCGACGAAGTGCGGGCGCTCGCCTTGCGCTGTGCCGACGCCGCGCGGACCACAGCCGAGCTGATCGACCAGGCGGTGCAGCGGGTGGAAGGCGGCGTGTCGATTTCGAATCAGGTGGGCACGCAACTGCGCGAAGTCTCCACGCGCATCAACAGCGTCAACGCGATCATGGAGTCGATCGGGCAGGCGACGAGTTCGCAACAGGAAGGGATCAACCAGATTCGCGATGCGGTGACGGCGCTCAATGGGACGGTGCAGAACGCGGCCGCGAACGCCGAGGAGTCAGCGAGTGCGGCGCAGGAGCTGAGTGCGCAGGCGCGGGCGCAGCGGGCGCAGAGCGAGCGCTTCGTGGTCGATGGGGCGCAGAGGCGCCGATCGGTGCGCAACGCGGCCTAA
- a CDS encoding lysophospholipid acyltransferase family protein, with product MRDVACRFVRFGVRWLCRGVLRLLRIDVHTVGQLPPGPALLVANHLSWIDIVAMVAHYDCTFVAKSDVREWPLVGALGEALGVIWIDRRRKRDLRRAVTRLSEALQNGRRVVLFPEGTTSTGRQVLPFRSSLLEAAVVSGVPVVPMALSTYAADGQGETLCWVGDETLLAHLPRVAALRQATFEIRILTPMAAGPSRKVQSAGARAVIVTARRLRLRRQPAVGNGVSFFAKQNFRPIESSEREIAR from the coding sequence ATGCGCGACGTCGCCTGCCGCTTCGTCCGCTTCGGCGTACGATGGCTCTGTCGTGGCGTGCTGCGACTGCTGCGTATCGACGTGCACACGGTCGGGCAGTTGCCGCCCGGACCGGCGCTGCTGGTGGCGAACCATCTCTCGTGGATCGACATCGTGGCCATGGTGGCGCACTACGACTGCACCTTCGTCGCAAAGAGCGACGTACGCGAGTGGCCGTTGGTCGGGGCGCTGGGCGAGGCACTCGGGGTGATCTGGATTGATCGCCGCCGGAAACGCGATCTGCGACGCGCCGTCACGCGGCTCAGCGAGGCGCTGCAGAACGGCCGTCGGGTCGTGCTCTTCCCCGAGGGCACCACCTCGACCGGTCGGCAGGTGCTGCCGTTCCGCTCGTCGTTGCTGGAAGCGGCGGTGGTCAGCGGGGTGCCGGTGGTCCCTATGGCGCTGTCGACCTACGCCGCCGACGGCCAGGGCGAGACCCTCTGCTGGGTGGGCGACGAAACGCTATTGGCGCATCTGCCACGGGTCGCCGCCCTGCGGCAGGCGACGTTTGAGATCCGCATTCTCACGCCGATGGCGGCAGGTCCGAGCCGCAAAGTACAGAGTGCCGGCGCCCGAGCGGTCATTGTGACCGCTCGACGACTACGTCTGCGCCGTCAGCCCGCCGTTGGAAACGGCGTCAGCTTTTTCGCGAAACAGAACTTCCGGCCAATCGAGAGCTCTGAGCGGGAGATCGCGCGATAA
- a CDS encoding DUF411 domain-containing protein, whose amino-acid sequence MSQHPDAPLPPSRRDFLATAAQLGLASLAAVVGARELVAQPTPKRPTAAALPPMTVYKDPNCGCCTEWVSHVKKAGFVVTVRDTADMSSVKASFGVPAALESCHTARVGAYAIEGHVPADLIQKLLREQPVARGLAVPGMPMGSPGMEQGSQKDAYDVVLFDKAGKTRVFASR is encoded by the coding sequence ATGAGCCAGCATCCGGACGCCCCCCTGCCGCCCAGCCGCCGCGACTTTCTCGCCACCGCCGCTCAGCTCGGTCTCGCCTCGTTGGCGGCCGTCGTTGGCGCGCGCGAACTGGTCGCCCAGCCCACCCCGAAGCGGCCGACGGCGGCCGCGCTGCCGCCCATGACGGTCTACAAAGACCCGAATTGCGGCTGCTGCACCGAATGGGTGAGCCACGTGAAAAAGGCCGGATTCGTGGTCACCGTGCGCGACACAGCCGACATGTCGAGCGTGAAGGCGTCGTTCGGTGTGCCGGCGGCCCTGGAATCCTGCCATACGGCCCGGGTCGGTGCCTACGCGATCGAAGGGCACGTGCCGGCCGACCTGATCCAGAAGCTGCTCCGCGAGCAGCCGGTGGCGCGCGGACTGGCGGTGCCCGGCATGCCGATGGGCTCTCCCGGGATGGAGCAGGGATCGCAGAAGGATGCCTACGACGTGGTGCTGTTCGACAAGGCCGGCAAGACCCGGGTGTTCGCGTCGCGTTGA
- a CDS encoding GNAT family N-acetyltransferase → MATDTETAAVESSAWPLRVEHAHDDDVPEIVALNNMFAPDGLTLHRSEAFVVSHLADYQVVRGADGKLLGQVALDEYSPSLVELVSLAVAPDAQGHGLGQRLITAAEKLAMERGYPELFAISLAEPLFLRMGFHESTILRYPEKIARYRAISRSELSIGRKFCFAKKLTPFPTAG, encoded by the coding sequence ATGGCCACCGACACGGAAACGGCCGCGGTAGAAAGCTCGGCCTGGCCCCTGCGCGTCGAGCACGCGCACGACGATGACGTGCCTGAGATCGTGGCGCTCAACAACATGTTCGCCCCCGACGGACTCACGCTGCATCGCAGTGAAGCCTTCGTGGTGAGCCACCTCGCCGACTATCAGGTGGTGCGCGGCGCCGACGGGAAGCTGTTGGGCCAGGTGGCGCTCGACGAGTACTCCCCCTCGCTGGTCGAACTGGTGTCGCTCGCAGTGGCGCCCGACGCCCAGGGACATGGCCTCGGCCAGCGACTGATCACGGCTGCCGAAAAGCTCGCTATGGAGCGCGGCTACCCGGAGCTGTTTGCCATTTCTCTGGCCGAACCGCTCTTTCTGCGCATGGGATTTCACGAATCCACGATTCTGCGCTATCCCGAGAAAATCGCCCGTTATCGCGCGATCTCCCGCTCAGAGCTCTCGATTGGCCGGAAGTTCTGTTTCGCGAAAAAGCTGACGCCGTTTCCAACGGCGGGCTGA
- the ccoN gene encoding cytochrome-c oxidase, cbb3-type subunit I, with the protein MTPAPSAAASVVPRASAATLDRFSYDDAIVRKFLFATLIWGVVGMLVGLLIALQLANPIFNFNVEWLSFGRLRPLHTNAVIFAFAGNAFFTGCYYSTQRLLKARMFSDGLSKFHFWGWQAIIVSAALTLPLGFTQAKEYAELEWPIDIAIAVVWVAFAVNFFGTLIKRRERHIYVALWFYIASIVTVAILHIFNNLSMPAGLFKSYSIYAGVQDAFMQWWYGHNAVAFFLTTPFLGLMYYFMPKAAEGPVFSYKLSILHFWSLVFMYIWAGPHHLHYTALPEWASTVGMLFSVMLWAPSWGGMINGLLTLRGAWHKVASDPVLKFFVVGITAYGMSTFEGPMLSIKSVNALAHYTDWIIAHVHTGALGWNGFMTFGMVYWLLPRLFQTEIYSKKAMELHFWIGSVGIVLYVVAIYSAGVTQGLMWRAFDETGRLAYPDFVETVVKLLPMYWMRVVGGSFFIVGMFIFGWNIIMTWMRRPAHYEVPIIEAAPLSPKYVDDNPAVPANGLWARFNQVQWHRAWERAPMLFTALTILAVVVASLFEILPTFLIKSNVPTIASVKPYTPLELAGRDMYIAEGCFNCHSQMVRPFRYETERFGEYSKPGESVYEHPFLWGSRRIGPDLAREGGKYPDLWHVRHFENPRAVTAKSIMPAYSHFLTKTIDFEQIQSRVDAMAMVGVPYGDAVNKAPAMAREQAKTIAAAIVEQGGPRGLEDKQIVAIVAYMQRLGRDIKVQKTASKGAR; encoded by the coding sequence ATGACCCCCGCACCAAGCGCGGCCGCGTCGGTCGTGCCGCGCGCGTCGGCCGCGACGCTCGACCGCTTCTCGTACGACGACGCCATCGTACGCAAGTTCCTGTTCGCCACGCTCATCTGGGGCGTCGTGGGCATGCTGGTCGGTCTCCTCATCGCGCTGCAGCTCGCCAATCCCATATTCAATTTCAACGTCGAGTGGCTGTCCTTCGGACGGTTGCGTCCGTTGCACACCAACGCGGTGATCTTCGCGTTCGCCGGCAATGCCTTCTTCACCGGCTGCTATTACTCAACGCAGCGGCTCCTGAAGGCGCGCATGTTCTCCGATGGGCTCAGCAAATTCCATTTCTGGGGTTGGCAGGCCATCATCGTGAGCGCGGCACTCACCCTGCCGCTCGGCTTCACGCAAGCCAAGGAATACGCCGAACTCGAGTGGCCCATCGACATCGCGATTGCGGTGGTCTGGGTCGCGTTCGCGGTGAACTTCTTCGGCACGCTGATCAAGCGGCGTGAGCGGCACATTTACGTCGCGCTGTGGTTCTACATCGCGTCGATCGTGACCGTCGCCATTCTGCACATCTTCAACAACCTGTCCATGCCGGCCGGGCTGTTCAAGAGCTACAGCATCTACGCCGGTGTGCAGGACGCGTTCATGCAGTGGTGGTACGGGCACAACGCCGTGGCCTTCTTCCTGACCACGCCGTTCCTCGGCCTGATGTACTACTTCATGCCCAAGGCCGCCGAAGGGCCGGTGTTCAGCTACAAGCTGTCCATCCTGCACTTCTGGTCGCTCGTGTTCATGTACATCTGGGCCGGTCCTCACCACCTGCACTATACGGCGCTCCCCGAGTGGGCGAGCACCGTCGGCATGCTCTTCTCGGTCATGCTCTGGGCGCCCTCGTGGGGCGGCATGATCAACGGCCTGCTCACGCTGCGCGGTGCCTGGCACAAGGTCGCGTCGGATCCGGTCCTCAAGTTCTTCGTGGTCGGCATCACGGCGTACGGCATGTCCACGTTCGAAGGCCCGATGCTCTCGATCAAGAGTGTCAACGCGCTCGCCCACTACACCGACTGGATCATCGCCCACGTGCACACGGGCGCCCTCGGCTGGAACGGCTTCATGACGTTCGGCATGGTGTACTGGCTGCTGCCGCGGCTCTTCCAGACGGAGATCTACAGCAAGAAAGCGATGGAGCTGCACTTCTGGATCGGCTCCGTGGGCATCGTGCTGTACGTCGTCGCGATCTACAGCGCCGGCGTGACGCAGGGCCTCATGTGGCGCGCCTTCGACGAGACGGGACGCCTGGCGTATCCCGACTTCGTGGAAACGGTGGTCAAACTGCTCCCGATGTACTGGATGCGTGTGGTCGGCGGCTCGTTCTTCATCGTCGGCATGTTCATCTTCGGCTGGAACATCATCATGACGTGGATGCGCCGTCCGGCGCACTACGAGGTGCCCATCATCGAAGCGGCGCCGCTGTCGCCGAAGTACGTCGACGACAACCCGGCCGTGCCGGCCAACGGTCTCTGGGCGCGCTTCAATCAGGTGCAGTGGCACCGCGCGTGGGAACGCGCGCCCATGCTGTTCACGGCGCTCACGATCCTCGCCGTGGTCGTGGCCTCGTTGTTCGAGATTCTCCCCACGTTCCTGATCAAGTCGAACGTGCCCACGATCGCCTCGGTGAAGCCGTACACACCTCTCGAGCTGGCCGGTCGCGACATGTATATCGCGGAAGGCTGCTTTAACTGCCACTCGCAGATGGTGCGTCCGTTCCGCTACGAGACGGAACGCTTCGGTGAGTACTCGAAGCCGGGTGAGTCGGTGTACGAGCATCCGTTCCTCTGGGGCTCGCGTCGTATCGGACCAGATCTGGCTCGTGAGGGCGGCAAGTATCCCGACCTCTGGCATGTGCGCCACTTCGAGAATCCGCGCGCGGTGACCGCCAAGTCGATCATGCCGGCCTACTCGCACTTCCTGACCAAGACGATCGACTTCGAGCAGATCCAGTCGCGCGTCGATGCGATGGCGATGGTCGGCGTGCCCTACGGTGATGCCGTGAACAAGGCACCGGCGATGGCTCGCGAACAGGCAAAGACGATCGCCGCTGCGATCGTCGAGCAGGGCGGTCCGCGCGGGCTCGAGGACAAGCAGATCGTGGCGATCGTCGCCTACATGCAGCGACTGGGTCGTGACATCAAAGTGCAGAAGACTGCGTCGAAGGGGGCACGGTGA